In a single window of the Stigmatopora nigra isolate UIUO_SnigA chromosome 7, RoL_Snig_1.1, whole genome shotgun sequence genome:
- the zhx2a gene encoding zinc fingers and homeoboxes protein 2a isoform X1: MSSRRKASTPCMIRPQETMVELDDDEETSENHTEETAMETDLAGDLDLTGKTSDSPAPPNIPISEFTDNSKPSRKPQRGYECKYCTFSTQNLNTFKEHVDANHPNVILNPLYLCAVCNFNTKKFDSLTEHNERNHPGESNFKFKRIKMNNQTILEQTIEGCSNNAVIYNSCSVGSGKAEGQGTVPLSKTNAIKIGKQKVMSLDNKKTEPPFCKLNPDLTKKAITALNVNGTVIIPEANLLKADGLSHIMPCLQRPVHYTQVPKIAIPLNTTKYNPSLDDNLTLISSFNKFPYPTQAELSWLTAVSKHPEEQIKVWFTTQRLKQGISWSPEEVEEARKKMFNGTISSVPQTFTVVTPHLTTQSSANAPSVTTTASKSVQPASSVLQSVPCQLLGQSGLVLTPVANGSAVTCAPLALTLANQVAQSLKRPLASPSTASESKRPSIIQAIAAPIATSKMASPKVLNFTADPNKTAEQLSVLRSSYVQCPFPEEEEIYRLIETTGLSRGEIKKWFSEQRLLNLKGVPPPPLPVKAEVTPVPKDGPVRKAVPSHFPLLERVKGKSSEQLKALEESFQRSNTPTDTQLDQLAQDTRLSKTEVDCWFSERRALRDNMEKALLSVAAKNTDDKGDRPGVLLNGSSHREQDGQILQSSTLPPFLSSSSSSSSSPPILAASSPHPPTLSVSASPPVLNSSSSSSSPRPPVLSVSANSVAIPMDSLTLLRKMFCRTQWPTPEEYSQLEAQTSLGRTDIVRWFKEHRSALKNGEALDWLEVYQKEQQKLGKEQNGEQHSVSPEGSAEEPADKKTGATSIENSKLSNPETVQWLTEKLTHSVSDLSQARLDQTGSNIPEKGRWVQVTVAVGEEREGGLQRQKLASDGDVLTLEPPGKVTG; encoded by the exons atgtctAGTCGGCGGAAGGCTTCCACTCCTTGTATGATCCGACCACAAGAGACCATGGTGGAGttggatgatgatgaggag ACATCAGAGAACCATACCGAGGAGACTGCTATGGAGACAGATCTAGCTGGTGACCTAGACCTGACGGGAAAGACCTCTGACTCGCCAGCACCACCCAACATCCCAATTTCAGAGTTTACAGACAATTCCAAGCCTTCACGTAAACCGCAAAGGGGCTATGAGTGCAAGTACTGTACCTTTTCCACTCAGAACCTCAACACATTTAAAGAACATGTTGACGCCAACCACCCTAACGTCATCCTCAACCCACTGTACCTGTGCGCTGTCTGTAATTTCAACACAAAGAAGTTTGACTCCCTGACCGAACATAACGAAAGGAATCACCCAGGGGAGAGCAACTTTAAGTTCAAACGTATCAAAATGAATAATCAGACAATCTTGGAACAGACAATTGAGGGCTGCAGTAACAATGCAGTCATATACAATAGTTGCAGTGTTGGATCTGGTAAAGCAGAGGGCCAGGGCACAGTGCCCCTCAGTAAAACCAACGCAATCAAAATCGGGAAACAAAAAGTCATGTCTTTAGATAATAAAAAGACGGAGCCTCCATTTTGTAAACTGAACCCTGACTTGACCAAGAAAGCAATCACAGCACTTAATGTCAATGGGACAGTAATCATCCCAGAGGCGAATCTCCTCAAAGCTGACGGCCTTTCTCACATCATGCCTTGCCTCCAGCGGCCTGTACACTACACCCAG GTGCCGAAGATTGCCATCCCCCTCAACACAACCAAATACAATCCTTCTCTGGATGACAACTTGACACTTATCTCTTCCTTCAACAAATTCCCATACCCAACACAAGCGGAGCTCTCTTGGCTTACAGCTGTCTCCAAGCATCCAGAGGAACAAATTAAAGTGTGGTTTACCACCCAGAGGCTCAAACAGGGCATTAGCTGGTCACCAGAGGAG GTGGAGGAAGCAAGAAAAAAGATGTTCAATGGTACAATCTCCTCTGTGCCTCAGACCTTCACAGTTGTCACGCCTCACCTTACCACTCAGTCATCCGCCAACGCACCTTCAGTGACGACTACGGCCTCTAAATCAGTGCAGCCCGCCTCTTCGGTCCTTCAGTCCGTCCCCTGTCAACTCCTGGGACAGTCCGGCTTGGTGCTGACTCCCGTGGCTAATGGCTCTGCTGTCACTTGTGCACCCCTGGCACTCACGTTGGCTAACCAG GTTGCTCAGTCACTCAAACGGCCTTTGGCCTCACCCTCGACTGCCTCAGAGAGTAAACGGCCCTCCATCATTCAAGCCATTGCTGCGCCTATTGCCACATCCAAGATGGCCTCGCCCAAAGTGTTAAATTTCACTGCGGATCCCAACAAAACAGCCGAGCAGCTATCGGTGTTACGGTCCAGCTACGTGCAGTGTCCTTTCCCTGAGGAAGAAGAG ATCTACAGATTGATAGAGACCACTGGCCTGTCCAGAGGGGAGATTAAGAAGTGGTTCAGTGAACAAAGACTCCTTAATCTCAAAG GTGTCCCTCCGCCCCCATTGCCAGTGAAAGCAGAGGTGACTCCAGTTCCTAAAGATGGACCTGTGAGAAAAGCGGTCCCGAGCCACTTCCCCCTCCTGGAGCGGGTGAAGGGGAAATCCTCCGAGCAGCTGAAGGCACTTGAGGAGAGTTTTCAGAGAAGCAACACTCCAACAGACACTCAGCTTG ATCAACTGGCCCAGGATACCAGACTTTCCAAGACTGAAGTAGACTGCTGGTTTTCTGAACGCAGGGCACTGAGGGATAACATGGAGAAGGCCTTGCTCAGCGTGGCTGCCAAAAACACAGATGATAAAGGCGACAGGCCTGGAGTGTTGCTTAATGGTTCCTCTCATCGGGAGCAAGATGGGCAAATTCTCCAATCATCCACCCTCCcaccttttctttcttcttcgtcATCCTCATCTTCTTCTCCTCCAATACTTGCAGCTTCCTCCCCTCATCCTCCAACCTTGTCTGTATCTGCATCACCACCCGTCCTTaattcatcctcctcttcctcctctccacGTCCCCCCGTCCTCTCTGTGTCTGCAAACTCAGTTGCCATTCCAATGGACTCTCTCACGTTGCTGCGAAAG ATGTTTTGTCGGACCCAATGGCCAACACCTGAAGAATACAGCCAGCTGGAGGCACAAACAAGCCTTGGTCGCACTGATATTGTCCGTTGGTTTAAGGAACACCGCTCGGCCCTGAAGAATGGAGAGGCCTTGGACTGGTTGGAAGTTTATCAAAAAGAACAACAGAAATTGGGAAAAGAGCAGAATGGAGAACAACACAGTGTATCACCAGAAGGTAGTG CGGAGGAACCTGCTGATAAGAAAACGGGAGCAACTTCTATAGAGAATTCCAAACTGTCCAACCCAGAAACAGTACAGTGGTTAACTGAAAAACTCACTCACAGTGTGTCAGATTTGAGCCAGGCGAGGCTGGATCAGACCGGCTCCAACATTCCAGAAAAGGGCAG GTGGGTTCAGGTGACTGTAGCTGTGGGTGAAGAGCGTGAAGGAGGATTACAAAGACAGAAACTGGCATCAGATGGGGATGTTTTGACTTTGGAGCCACCTGGCAAGGTTACTGGTTGA
- the zhx2a gene encoding zinc fingers and homeoboxes protein 2a isoform X2 produces MSSRRKASTPCMIRPQETMVELDDDEETSENHTEETAMETDLAGDLDLTGKTSDSPAPPNIPISEFTDNSKPSRKPQRGYECKYCTFSTQNLNTFKEHVDANHPNVILNPLYLCAVCNFNTKKFDSLTEHNERNHPGESNFKFKRIKMNNQTILEQTIEGCSNNAVIYNSCSVGSGKAEGQGTVPLSKTNAIKIGKQKVMSLDNKKTEPPFCKLNPDLTKKAITALNVNGTVIIPEANLLKADGLSHIMPCLQRPVHYTQVPKIAIPLNTTKYNPSLDDNLTLISSFNKFPYPTQAELSWLTAVSKHPEEQIKVWFTTQRLKQGISWSPEEVEEARKKMFNGTISSVPQTFTVVTPHLTTQSSANAPSVTTTASKSVQPASSVLQSVPCQLLGQSGLVLTPVANGSAVTCAPLALTLANQVAQSLKRPLASPSTASESKRPSIIQAIAAPIATSKMASPKVLNFTADPNKTAEQLSVLRSSYVQCPFPEEEEIYRLIETTGLSRGEIKKWFSEQRLLNLKGVPPPPLPVKAEVTPVPKDGPVRKAVPSHFPLLERVKGKSSEQLKALEESFQRSNTPTDTQLDQLAQDTRLSKTEVDCWFSERRALRDNMEKALLSVAAKNTDDKGDRPGVLLNGSSHREQDGQILQSSTLPPFLSSSSSSSSSPPILAASSPHPPTLSVSASPPVLNSSSSSSSPRPPVLSVSANSVAIPMDSLTLLRKMFCRTQWPTPEEYSQLEAQTSLGRTDIVRWFKEHRSALKNGEALDWLEVYQKEQQKLGKEQNGEQHSVSPEAEEPADKKTGATSIENSKLSNPETVQWLTEKLTHSVSDLSQARLDQTGSNIPEKGRWVQVTVAVGEEREGGLQRQKLASDGDVLTLEPPGKVTG; encoded by the exons atgtctAGTCGGCGGAAGGCTTCCACTCCTTGTATGATCCGACCACAAGAGACCATGGTGGAGttggatgatgatgaggag ACATCAGAGAACCATACCGAGGAGACTGCTATGGAGACAGATCTAGCTGGTGACCTAGACCTGACGGGAAAGACCTCTGACTCGCCAGCACCACCCAACATCCCAATTTCAGAGTTTACAGACAATTCCAAGCCTTCACGTAAACCGCAAAGGGGCTATGAGTGCAAGTACTGTACCTTTTCCACTCAGAACCTCAACACATTTAAAGAACATGTTGACGCCAACCACCCTAACGTCATCCTCAACCCACTGTACCTGTGCGCTGTCTGTAATTTCAACACAAAGAAGTTTGACTCCCTGACCGAACATAACGAAAGGAATCACCCAGGGGAGAGCAACTTTAAGTTCAAACGTATCAAAATGAATAATCAGACAATCTTGGAACAGACAATTGAGGGCTGCAGTAACAATGCAGTCATATACAATAGTTGCAGTGTTGGATCTGGTAAAGCAGAGGGCCAGGGCACAGTGCCCCTCAGTAAAACCAACGCAATCAAAATCGGGAAACAAAAAGTCATGTCTTTAGATAATAAAAAGACGGAGCCTCCATTTTGTAAACTGAACCCTGACTTGACCAAGAAAGCAATCACAGCACTTAATGTCAATGGGACAGTAATCATCCCAGAGGCGAATCTCCTCAAAGCTGACGGCCTTTCTCACATCATGCCTTGCCTCCAGCGGCCTGTACACTACACCCAG GTGCCGAAGATTGCCATCCCCCTCAACACAACCAAATACAATCCTTCTCTGGATGACAACTTGACACTTATCTCTTCCTTCAACAAATTCCCATACCCAACACAAGCGGAGCTCTCTTGGCTTACAGCTGTCTCCAAGCATCCAGAGGAACAAATTAAAGTGTGGTTTACCACCCAGAGGCTCAAACAGGGCATTAGCTGGTCACCAGAGGAG GTGGAGGAAGCAAGAAAAAAGATGTTCAATGGTACAATCTCCTCTGTGCCTCAGACCTTCACAGTTGTCACGCCTCACCTTACCACTCAGTCATCCGCCAACGCACCTTCAGTGACGACTACGGCCTCTAAATCAGTGCAGCCCGCCTCTTCGGTCCTTCAGTCCGTCCCCTGTCAACTCCTGGGACAGTCCGGCTTGGTGCTGACTCCCGTGGCTAATGGCTCTGCTGTCACTTGTGCACCCCTGGCACTCACGTTGGCTAACCAG GTTGCTCAGTCACTCAAACGGCCTTTGGCCTCACCCTCGACTGCCTCAGAGAGTAAACGGCCCTCCATCATTCAAGCCATTGCTGCGCCTATTGCCACATCCAAGATGGCCTCGCCCAAAGTGTTAAATTTCACTGCGGATCCCAACAAAACAGCCGAGCAGCTATCGGTGTTACGGTCCAGCTACGTGCAGTGTCCTTTCCCTGAGGAAGAAGAG ATCTACAGATTGATAGAGACCACTGGCCTGTCCAGAGGGGAGATTAAGAAGTGGTTCAGTGAACAAAGACTCCTTAATCTCAAAG GTGTCCCTCCGCCCCCATTGCCAGTGAAAGCAGAGGTGACTCCAGTTCCTAAAGATGGACCTGTGAGAAAAGCGGTCCCGAGCCACTTCCCCCTCCTGGAGCGGGTGAAGGGGAAATCCTCCGAGCAGCTGAAGGCACTTGAGGAGAGTTTTCAGAGAAGCAACACTCCAACAGACACTCAGCTTG ATCAACTGGCCCAGGATACCAGACTTTCCAAGACTGAAGTAGACTGCTGGTTTTCTGAACGCAGGGCACTGAGGGATAACATGGAGAAGGCCTTGCTCAGCGTGGCTGCCAAAAACACAGATGATAAAGGCGACAGGCCTGGAGTGTTGCTTAATGGTTCCTCTCATCGGGAGCAAGATGGGCAAATTCTCCAATCATCCACCCTCCcaccttttctttcttcttcgtcATCCTCATCTTCTTCTCCTCCAATACTTGCAGCTTCCTCCCCTCATCCTCCAACCTTGTCTGTATCTGCATCACCACCCGTCCTTaattcatcctcctcttcctcctctccacGTCCCCCCGTCCTCTCTGTGTCTGCAAACTCAGTTGCCATTCCAATGGACTCTCTCACGTTGCTGCGAAAG ATGTTTTGTCGGACCCAATGGCCAACACCTGAAGAATACAGCCAGCTGGAGGCACAAACAAGCCTTGGTCGCACTGATATTGTCCGTTGGTTTAAGGAACACCGCTCGGCCCTGAAGAATGGAGAGGCCTTGGACTGGTTGGAAGTTTATCAAAAAGAACAACAGAAATTGGGAAAAGAGCAGAATGGAGAACAACACAGTGTATCACCAGAAG CGGAGGAACCTGCTGATAAGAAAACGGGAGCAACTTCTATAGAGAATTCCAAACTGTCCAACCCAGAAACAGTACAGTGGTTAACTGAAAAACTCACTCACAGTGTGTCAGATTTGAGCCAGGCGAGGCTGGATCAGACCGGCTCCAACATTCCAGAAAAGGGCAG GTGGGTTCAGGTGACTGTAGCTGTGGGTGAAGAGCGTGAAGGAGGATTACAAAGACAGAAACTGGCATCAGATGGGGATGTTTTGACTTTGGAGCCACCTGGCAAGGTTACTGGTTGA